In the genome of Primulina eburnea isolate SZY01 chromosome 13, ASM2296580v1, whole genome shotgun sequence, the window GCTATGCAAATGATCTACAGACAAACTGGTTGGAAAACCAATTCAattctatattgttgttgtttttagATACCGTTGaacatttaatatatttttcaaataccaaaatattgcatacaaaTGTTTCATAAATGCTTCAATCAAACcattttattatttcaacttgcatatcttttaaattaatttaaattatttaatcagTTTTTTAGAgggattattttgaattttttctgCTTGTTTTTTAACCGAactcaatataatttttcaATGTTCGGTTCATTTTTGAACATTTTAAGAACGAATTGCAGCTCCCATAAAATCTTATTCAAGATATTACATACGGACATTTCTAACGTGATGACATTTCTTGAATTTAAGACcccaaaaataacttaaaatacTATTAACTACGAAGAATTAGTCCAATTTATGTACATcattacatttaaataaaaatagtttagatttaatttaaaataaataattcactaaaataatattcaaaatatgttatatttacTTATATttagataataaaaaaaactttattggaaaaattattttgattaatgtaattaaaaataaaattctcacAAGTACAAAAAACCAAGTACAGTATTTTTTTTAGATAATAAAATGAGaaaagtaaaaataatttagatttaaaaaaaactttattaaagaaaaattattactaacatagtaaaaatatgattttatttttataattaaaataatattaataatttatatttatataatataaaaaattaatacataattatatataatatgtgaataccaaaatatatattcttatatatatatatatatatatatatatatatatatatatatatatatttatacacacacatataaacacacacacacacaatataACTTTTGACTTTTGTGTCCTCCGCCTGTACAAGAATTATAAAAAAACACCatgttttaataaaactttttgaaaaatactatataatatatatctGAGAATTCAATCCAATATTTAATGTCAGATATTACATATTATATTATGTCTTCTGTTCGAAGAACAAGACCCTACCTTACGTCTTTTGTTTCATTCCACGTTCGATCAACTTTTACGACAACTATAATTAATTTATAGTTATGTGTAATCTACGGGAAATagataaattaatattaatttggTAAAATTATCCCCACGTCCTAAAAGTCAGATGATATgaacaaaaatacaaataataatttggtatttgtcaaatcattttgacatataactaaaaatatataaactaAAATCATTTCTACTTTTTATGCGTAGTTTGTATTTAAAAACATGGTTCATTGTATTTTAAACGAGGTGTAATTTCTGTCacctatatatataaatttattattatttttaaaaaatcgataaaattaatgatgtttaaataaatatgatttttttttacacaGATATACAATATTCTTTATAAATATTTGCCGACCATATAATTTATTTTCGGTCTATTCAATTTATTTACAGAAAAGCGGTCTACTTTTCCAATCAAAGTAGATGGCTACTCGCTGTCAATACTCTAATCCAGCATTTGAATTTTTGTATAATTATTTCGattaatcaaacaagatttAGAAATTGTGggttttttccaaaaaaatactgtatataaattttaatttttgtcttttttaaaTTGTTCAAGTTCTCTAAATCCATCCAGAGATCATTACTCAGTTGAATGATTTATttacaattattttttttataaaaaaataggaCTGAAAAAACGCAATAAATAGTTTCCATCTGTAAAAACCCGAAATCTTGCTACGAGAATAGCTTTATATATTATAGAAAATTTCAGCTCATTTAACACAACGTTTTCGAGTTTCATACAATCATAATCTTGGAAATTTGAATAATCATTGTTCTCCCCTCATTATTGACAATTTATCATCATTTTAATGACTAATTTAAACTGAACTACGATGCTTATTGTTTGACGATTATGTGATTGATGAACAATATTGGTGTCGACTAACGACAGTCTCGGGTGTGACACCATCGAAATTATTGAATTGGCAAATGTTGTTAAATGAATATGTAACAGCTGTTTAAATAGCACATATTCCAAAGTCGAAGACAGAATATAATTATGCTAAGGTTGTCCGCAAtcgtttttttttcaaatataaaaataaaataaaaacagtacCACAAATTATATAAAGTCGATTTCATACTTGGCCTGCTCAAATGTTGACAACCAATGTAAATCGCGTGAAATATTGAAATGTGATTCCATTTGTACAAAGTATaaacaaacaaataaatattaaaaaaacatgCTATTTAATTATCtggctatttaaatgttttgcaatatttatattatagcATTCTAAAAACATGACAATGGGACGGGCTGGCCGGCAACTCGCCATTTTGGGAGACCAATTTTTTGTTGAATGTCGCTATAGGTGGTTTGCATTTATTTTGATGGGACATAATATTTTCCACTTAATTCACTAATTTTACGTAACTAAGTAAgtcaaaatttacatatataaaATGTAATGTATGTGCATGTCTTGCTGAAATATTTTAGTTTAATGAATCGAAATtaagcaaaaaaaaaagttaattcGATCGAACAAGAACGTTTAGATGTGTGGTTTAAAAGCTACCAGAAAATTTTTCAAACAATAAAGGAGGCGTCTCAAGTCCAGGGGCGGAGTCAGAATAGTTATTCAGTGTAGGCAATAATATACTACAATtaataaagcaaaaaaaaaaaaaaagactggTTAAACAAAAACCATAAATAATGTGTTCTAAGGTTAGAACACTAGCTACACAAAGCCAGAAACATCTGTTAGTTGATGGAAAACGTCagaaaaatgacaaaaaatatTGCGTACAAAACTGACAATCAAAACAAAATCTgatagaaaatataaattttacagACGAAAAATATACATGAATTCATTCTcgattgcaaaaaaaaaaaaaaacagttgaATGATCGAATAATATTGAATGAAGAAATCAATcttaaatttcataaaattctGATTTTACTCGGAATATAAAAAATGAGATATTAAGTAATATGAATTGGAATGATtattaatcaaatcatatgAAATATGGGGCTTATGTGGAAAAAAATTGTATATAATATTACATATTGTCAATCAAAATAGTAGTATcaagtaaaaaatttaaaatttgagtCTAAACTTTTGGGTCTATAAATTATTGCCAACACTGGGGCTTAGCTGACTCCGTCCATGGTCTCAACACTTGTACATGCCCTGGAATTTCCAGGTCAGAGAGAGAGGCGCATAGACATCTGGCGATGAAAATAGCAAAAATTGTGATTCATCATGGTACATTGTATTCATGATGTCTTTTGAcgattttaataaattatttggaTAAAGAGACATCTATTAGATGAAATATGTCTCAAATAATCAATACATGTGAACAAAAACATCAAAAAGAACTTTTGATAGTCAAATTTCTGCATATACACATTGCATTTATATTGCTTCTTTCTTTACAAAAGATAGTATAATAAATTGTGTGgttattatttttacaattcAGAGCGCTCTTATTTTAAGAAAGAGTTGTTGTATCTTGAGAAAAAATTGTCAAAAACCAAAACACTAATATAAAGCAAAATTTTTCctctaaaaaaatattcaacacACCTCAACTtaaatttttccaaattttcattttcattcTCAAATTTAAGGTACATCACCACATAGCCTAACTATAGTATATTGTAGATATTTAATTATTCATATATTTATGTAGTTTTACTATGAACGTGTAGAAAATGTTTTATTGCAATAGCATTACCCAATTTGTTGATTTTCAAAAGTGTACGataatttgaaatgatttttatttcttttgtaTCGATAACATCtccatgatttgaaattattttcttGCTTGGTTTTCTTGGAACAAGCGCTTGTATATATTACAAGTATGGCAACTGCAAAACTGCAAATAATCCTTATATTTATCGATTGATtacaagaaatttaaaaataactatTTTGAATGTAACGTGAGCCAAGGATAAATAAATCGTCGTTCCAATAGTTAAATGTTTGTTGAGTCCTTATtaaatcgatttttttttttttttacagtttTGATTAACCAAAAAATGTTTGTGCACCCCCTAGCACATATGTGTTTTTCGGATAAAATTCGATATAAAACATTGAAATTTCGAACAAAATATATGAATTTTAAGAAATAAATAATTCTTTTGACTTGAcactaaaatatgatttttgaatATTCAAACATGTATAACAATTTTGTTGTTAATGATAAGTCTTTTTCAGATGAAAATTCAGTACTAAaccttgaaaatatgatattaatatatgatatttgagtattaaatatttcatattgagaataatatatgatttttgagtacTCAAACATTACTAACAAATTTTGGTATTAATGACTGTGTTTTTTCCGGATATAAATTGATACAAAAAATTGAATATGTGATATTAATATacaacatttcagtataaaatatCTGGTAATAATATCTGATATTTGAGCGCACAAACAAGTGTGGTAAGTTGATATTAATATAGTTGTTTCAGTTGGAtactcaaaattttatcttttgtatCAGatctaaaataattttttctgcACTATCATATATATGTTCTAGATTTATGATGTTTTATATCGAATTCCatctaaaaaaataattatgggAGCAGAGAGTgtataaatatttttggtgTGAAGCAGATATTGCAAAGAAAGTTTTGATCTGATAGTGACCGAACACacaattaattatgttgttggGATTTAAAAGCCAGTCTCACATGTGTTAAACGTATATACCTAATCAAATATAAAGATGTATCTATGTATGTATGAACTTGTGTGTGTATCAATGAGATAAAACAAAATTGTAACAATTGAAGGGAAATAATATTGTCGAGTTTGTTagaattatagaattaaattatttttctaattATATCTTTTCGaatcaatttaaattaagtatgataatattatttgattttgCCTTTCTTAAGATTATGAGATAACTGTGCAAATATATTGTTGACTAttgagatattatatttatgagttgataagatatgatatcaatatttaaatagagtttatttctaattaaactctttctttccttgcttaatAGGTTTCCTTATGAGATAAGACTCTCATCTATAAAAAGAAAAACCTAGAACTTTGATGGGGCCGTTTTTCTACTCGAAGTAATACGAACACTTTGCACGTTCTGATTCTGAGAGAAAATTGCTGTCAACGTTGCTGCTTTGAAGACTGCCGATAATAAGTGTTGTCTTGAATGTTGGGAACATCTGAAGACAACATCTATGAACAAGTTGGCTGAAGACTGTTTTCGTGGATTTCTTTTTTGGCATCACGTTTTTAGCTTTcttgttttagttttattctgGTTGATTGTTTTTAGAAAGCATTTgttttctcaacttgttgagAAAATTGTTTTTAGTTTtaatcactagtgataggtttttgtgtaaacgGTTAcgtttttctagtgattaattttgcCCTAAGGCACCGCAAAAGTagttatacttgtgcatattcaATCTTGTCGATTTATTTATGTCAAGTCAATTTGTGTTATAAAAGTTAATTTTCCGCTGCATTAAGATGTTGTCTGatatgttgtaacatctgacaCAACAtctaattctgataaaacatgaatttactattttatatcatattctgatatttttcattattttcgaTACCTGTCAGACAAAATAACCTTACAACAATATATTTCTATTTTACAATCCATAATACGATGCatatatgtgtatgtgtgtgtatgtCTCTACTAATTATAATTTCAGGGAAATCAAGATAAAAATTTTCAAGTCCACGTTGCTTAAAGAAATGGGAGCAAGAAAGGTTGTTGGTCAAACAATTGATTCCATTTTCCTCATCGAATTTTTTAGTTGTTAGATTGGAAAATTCAAACAAACAACCCCCGAGAAAAAAAGAATTCAAATTTTCCGGACCTTATATTCAAAATGTTATCGACTATCAATTTTATTTACTTGGATATAATATGACAagtgttttcacaagatttccaaaaaaaaaaaagatcgaAGAGAAAAATCTATAgcttattttatacccaaaaaaAAAGTGAGatacatattaaaaaatattaaaaaaaaatcaagatagATGAAAGACCAAAGAAAAAGAATCGGAAAAGAGAGGAAAATGGACTATTAAATCGAAAAAAAACTACACATAattcagaaagaaagaaagaagaaaggtTGATAACGAAGACATGAATTAGTAGGTAACCAAAAAGTTGTTACGAGTTCAACGAATAAAGCAAGAGACGAGACTTAGATTATGACATGTCTCGTcttttaaatgataaaataacATGGAGGCAAGAAACATGTCTTTGCTTTAGAATAATGATCATTGGAAATTATTAGATTTACCTAACTATAAACTTTTTCTCTAACATTCTCCCTCAATAGTACGATAATACAATCCAAATAGTTTACTTCTGGATTTTGATCTTTATTCTAATTATACAAGAACACAATATCCCACAGAAGTCCAATATGCCTCAATCTTTAATCATGTGAAACTTGATCTCTCGTGTGGAAAGGATCTCCCACAAAGTaccattgttgttgttgttttcaTCTATGAAGCTGCTCGAGTTAGTCTCGAAACTATTTAGGTTGTCACTAACATCATCGAACGATGGCTGATCGTCCGACGATATCGCGCGAACCGGTTGTGTCATTTCCATGCAAATGATGGCCATGAGGTTGGTGTATTGGCATTGCATGTTGACAAGCTGTGCTTGTGCTTTGGCTAGTTGTTCTTGGAGTAGACTGACTTGCTTTTGGAGTTGGCAGATTGAGCCTGCGCATCCGTACACAGGATCTCTAAGTCTTGCATTGGCTTCATACACCATGCTACTCACTGCATCAGCTCTTTGTTGCTCGGGAATGTCCTGTAATAAATAATTCAAGAATTTGTCCAATGTTtcagttttttttataaaaaaaataataatttgggctgaatatttaatttttagaaATGTTTGTGTAAGTACTcagtataaaatatatatatatacctgcaGTAACTTGATAATGTTACTCGCGCCAAACACACGGTGAGCCGTAGTGAATTTGAGTGGCTCACTCGGAGGGAAATATGGAGCCAGGATACATTTCTCGACACATCGTCTACGCAAAATCTTGCAAGCAGCACATGGGCTTACAATTACAGATCGCGGAGGAGACGACGGGAGCGAGTGCGCAGCAACTGTTGTTTGTGTTGATTTGCTAAACTCCATTGTTGATAAAGAAATAGAATCCAAGAAATAGAATTTATATTAATTGGAGGGAGTTCCTTTGATTGGCATGCTACACGAATATATTAatgttatttataggcaaagGAAAGGGCTTTAAATCCTGTAATTTTCTTTGAAAAGTATTGGCTTTCAAACTCGACGTCACAATGGGACCATGCAGAGTTGTTTGCTTTCCCAGGGTTCGTTGGAATTAGTATCATGACTAAAACATATTGGTTTCAATGctaaaattatgaaattttaataAACATGCGAGTGTATAAGTTCATTATATGTATGCAGCTTAGGATTCCATCGATTATATAAGTACTTTTtgaatgattatttttattttgactaTTGTATTATCTATgcccaaatatttttcaaatatacAAATGTAGTATATCGCAGAATCATATAATTTTTATCATGTCCATTGCAACGCCTCTGATTCGATAATTCTGCTTATTGTATTAATACAAGTTTCTTCGGCGTacacaagaaaaatgatttatagacataaggaaaaaatatatttcgtatttttttttttatttttttgatgaTAAAAAAGTTCATCAAAAATAAAGTTGAAATAAATTCACCGAATTATGATAAATTAAGTTTCAGGATTAAAAAAAGAATTGTCTATaagaaaaagaaataatttaataatttttaaaatatataaatatttttagttgatttcaaaatatttttcaattgtatgataaaatttgtgttaattaaatgtaatgatttttgagaaaatgatattgtatatttgtaaaaaaaaattcaagaaatcaaAAGGTAGAAAAAGGAGAATGGGTGCACTGCACGAGTTGGTTTACAACAAAAAAGATTTTGATGTAAGATTTTTCTCCATGTGGGTGCGTgttgattattttttaaaagaatgaaAGGGTGAAAGAACTTTTTCCAAGAAGTGATTATTAGCGGTGTCAATTCGGGTTGGTTGGGTCGGGTTGAGTAGCAGTACTATTCAAAAATTGCTTAACCCGAGCCAAACCGAATCTGAACTCGAATCAACCTGATAAACTCGTTGTGGGGTctttagctcctaatcgttattacaacacaatctgATTATGGTTAagtaattacagcggaaaacgagttaaaattttctttacaatgagcccaaaaacGTGTCAACTgtaattataatactaaaaatactATAAAATATAGTCTCGTTGATCTCAATCACAATATAAAAATAGCCCACATATAATCCAAAAAAACTACAAAAAAccaaactcatatcctcgggacatgcctcgatatatataaagatatatacatatatactgggataaACACTAAACCTCAAATCAACtatgactccctccagaagtaccattTCTGATCTCCTGGTAACCTGAAGTACTTGTCATTGTCAACATACAAATATAACAACAGCCTCCTCtagggtgagcaaagctcagtCTGAAgcaaccacaatatataccacagatatctaaacaaagatatatgatatgcaatgcatgtatgtcgtggaggtatcaggtcaaatgctcaTCCACTGATCATATGTCAGAATCAAAcaaatcgctatcaaatcaatgctcgagctggcacaccggcctcaatcagggatactcgtatgataacgtcgacaaagcgccatcaaatcacaaatctcaatcaatcatcggggccacCAATGATTATGTTTTAAGGGTCACATAATGCCAAACATAATatcgtgttcacaaaccccaaaatcaaatccaatcataacaaggtatccaaggatcatagctcaacgtgtatgTCATGTATGACAcattaaatcaataaacaaggcatatagacatatattctcattccaatcaattaaattaattcaacatatatcatatgatacagatacctgtcgtatgttacccgatcgcaacatacctcaattctttgtttccaattgatgtagctttaagatttcagtatagaaactctatctacatcaataacacattcatttcaatcaacaatatcattcaaattcaataatataagtttcaaatatcttttgaaacttcgaaaattcatatcaaattcaaatcatcgCATAATTCCATTCCGACTTCAAACCTAATTTCCTCGTCAGttattctaccgcatatataacagccaaataattcttcaatcttAATCTAACGAAGATTATAAAacttatacctcaaatcgaagatctcgtgtcaacgatcccagaactgaagtcggttcgtcgattggataaaccgataagtcgcacgatcgaaaagaaaatcaaaattcTTATTTCTCATTCTCGAACCTTCTGTCAAATTTCATAGgtaagttatatatatatatatatatatatatatatatatatatatatatatatatatatatatatatatatatatatatatatatatatatatatattataatataatatttaatattttaacatCGGTATATCCTTTTGGACCAGTCTAAcgatcaaaattttgaaaactcaaaacataaaacttctatatctttgagctTATTCAacgttatatccaaatttcaaatcatttggacttcatatagACCAAAATATATCACTAATTATCATTTTgtccttaaaattaattcattatttttcaacttatttaagaatgtgccatcaaaataaattgaatatttttcaacttatttacaaaATACCATCAATACTATTTTATTTTCGGGGTCTCACACTCGTGTAActtgattttgaaatttttataattttttttaaaaaataaataacataaaaaaatacttatattttaatttaaacacataataataaaatctctcTCATATAtaagatttaaatttgaaaatctaaTTGTAGAATaataaagtatatttactaaatcaaataaacaattatttaaaaaataaaatatgttcaaaataaataataaattatgaaaatttatgatataaatatacaatcatattttttcagacatacaatatataaaaatataagcaatatttttatatattgtatgtctgaaaaatatattaattatattattttaaaaaaaaataaaattttcgggTCAACTCGAACCAAAACCAACCCGATCATTTTTTTGGGTCAGCTATCGGGGTCCAACTCGATctgacccgaacccgaaaaaccaAACCCAAACTTGATTTTTTTCGGGTTGAACCGTGTGGGGTCGGTGGGTCGTGTCTGATTTTGACATCTCTAGTGATTATAAACTTTTCAAAATAAAGAAGAGTCTCGGTCAGTACGTATTTCACGAAAAATCTACAAAATAACAATATATTTGGATGAATGGCGTGTGATGATTAGCTGTTTTAAGAAACTTGATTTGAGACGGTTCATATACGATAtggatgaataattttttttaaagattttgaACGACTAGTGGTGAAGTTATGACTAATATTAAGAATTTTGAACGTCGGCCTTCATGTAGGTGTTGCTCTGCCACCATTATGGGCTTTGGGAGTTGGTTTGCGGGTCGGTTTTGCTCTACAAATCTTAGATCCTTGTATGTTTGACAAACGACCATAACCgataacttttttaaaaaaatttccagCCATATTTCATATAAAACTTAGTGATAGAGTCTTTGTTTCTTAATTATCAAGTTACAGATTCAATCATtgcttatgtcttttttttctctttcttttttctatttattttttaattcatatatcaaaatagCAGTGTAGTCActcactatttcttataattacattttgttcctcatttaaatataaacgacatgaattattaaaaatattgtaCATGCACGCAACACGTGCGTCTGTGTACTagtatatattaaaaattaaaatataatgttGTTGGACTGACTTActatttaaattcttaattttttgttgttgggcTTTTTAGCTTTTATGTGATGAGAATAACTCaaacttttttaaaattttcggtaTAGACAGTATTATATCGACATTATCGAAATTTTAGTATAACGAGATTTTTTTGATAAAAACGGTATATAAAATTTCGATACGGTGTCGGTATTCATTTTTCGGTACAGTATACAGTAGTTTTTGGAAGAATCGGTATACCGTATCGAATCAGTCCCATTTTTTTTATACGACACTGTTAGACATATATGCTCATTAGATATTTTCGATATAGGTGAGGAAGATTGAGTGGTGCTGGCTGGCGAAGAGTGCAGTCTAGTGTTGAGAGGCGCTTTTCTACCCCTTTTTATGTTTCCGCGAATTTCTTTCACGTTATGAATTTTACTTgttaagtttaaaaattttgtgaAGGAAAATATGCTATGTTTAATTTGTctaattatgattttattaagattttaatttatttggaATTGCAATTCTTGGATAAATAATTTTCGTgcatttagaaataaaatattttaaaggctttttttattattattaaattttatgttaAAGTTTGATGCATGCTTCGAAAATTTGGTGTACAGATTTTACTGAATTTTATTTAGTATTCGGCATGTTAAAAAATTTCCTgcattcatttaaaataaaagtacaGACGTTTAAGGAACAAAAAATTTGTACAAAACTTTTatttacaaaaaatatatactATATAATGTAGTAAAATATTTTAGATATAACAGATCTCCAATCATCGGCAACAATGAGAATTCTGCTCAACCTTTATTGTA includes:
- the LOC140809966 gene encoding uncharacterized protein, yielding MEFSKSTQTTVAAHSLPSSPPRSVIVSPCAACKILRRRCVEKCILAPYFPPSEPLKFTTAHRVFGASNIIKLLQDIPEQQRADAVSSMVYEANARLRDPVYGCAGSICQLQKQVSLLQEQLAKAQAQLVNMQCQYTNLMAIICMEMTQPVRAISSDDQPSFDDVSDNLNSFETNSSSFIDENNNNNGTLWEILSTREIKFHMIKD